The segment CTACGGCAAGAAACCATTGAACCGATTTTTGGTATTATAAAAGAGGCGCTCGGCTTCCGACGTTTTTTAATGCGCGGACTGGAAAAAGTATCCCTCGAATGGGAGCTGGTGTGCCTGGCCTACAACTTTAAGCGTCTTCATCGCCTCAACGCCAAACTGCGGCCGGCCTAACCTCGCCAACGCAGGAAAACCAACCCTCAAACACCAAAAAAATCCGGACGCGCCATTGATTAACCGCCCTAATCCAACGGGCCACAGCCCGAAGGAGTATTTTAGGCCCCAAAATCTATCCGCCACACTCAAAGTTGGCGCGCGGGCCGGGGACTTGGCCCGAACCCGCTTTTTTCAGTCCGACGGGCTGCTAGAACACGAAGTGGTATTACTCCTCAGCCACCGGTTTCTTAATGCGCGGTTTGGCGGTGCCGCCGGTTTTTTTGACCGCGCTTTTGGCGGCCTTGGCGTTGAGCCAAACCGATCCGTCCTTCGGGTTTTTGTTGAGCCAATAAATCTCATCGGCCTGCACCACGAACGAGGGCTTGTGCTCCTCGGTGGCGGGCAACGCCAACCCCAGCTCGGTGAGCGTGACCAGCAAAACTTGCAGGTCCTGGCCCACGCTTTTCGCCAGATAGCCGGTTTCGGCGGATACGCCGCTGCCGCGCTTGTTCGGCTTGAGCAACAGGCGTAGCGCCGTAAGCGCTGCCGTCCCGGCCGACTGCCGCGAGGCTTTGCGCACCGGTGCCTTCGTTTCAGGTTCCACGGGTGACTCCGGCGTCGGCACCGTGTCGGTTGGTCCGCCTGCCTCGTTCGGTGCAGACGGCATCTGATCGGCTGCGGCGTCGAGGGGCGCAGATTCGGTTTCACTCGCCGAAACGGTTTCAACGTCGACTGCGGCTGATTGCGCAGCGGGCGTGCCTTGCGAATCGGGCGAGGCGGATTCGGGCGCGGCAGCGGCGGTCTCGGGTGTCACGGCGGGGGAAGGCACAGCGACTTCGGCCGAGGCCGGGGTTGCGCCTGTAGCCTCGGCAGGGCTCGCCTCGGAGTTGGCAGTCACCTCGGCGCTGGTGTTGGCGGAAGTTTCGCCTGCCGGTTGGTCTGAATTCGGGGTGCGAGCCTCGTCGCCGTTGATCCAGATGGCGCCACGGGGGTCCTTGTTTAACCAGTAAACGTAGGCGCCTAGGGTGGTCTTGATTGTCTTGTCGGTGGCGTTTTCTGGCACCGGAAGACCCGTGGCAGCGAGGGCGGCGACGAGTTCGGCCTCGGTGTGTTTGAGGGCGCGGGCGAGGAACACAGTGCTCCCCGAATAGCCGGGGCCGCGACGGTTGCGGCGCATGAGCGGGCGGATCGCAGCCAGCAACTCTTCGCCTTGCGGCAACGGGGTCGCGGCGGGATCTGCGAGCTGTGCCGTTTCGCTGGCGGCAGGTGCAGCGCCCTCGCTCGCGTTGGCGACAGGGGCTTCGGCGACGTTGAGCTGGGAGGGGGCGGTGCCGTTGGGGGCAATCGGGGCTGCCTCGGTTTGAGCGGCCTTGGCCTGCGCGGCAGCGGCGCGGGCGGCGGCTTGCGCAGCCTGGGCGGCTTCACGCGCGGCTTGGGCGGCGACGCGACGGGCTTCGTGCTCGGCTTGTTGGGCGAGACGCCGCGCTTCGTGTTCGGCGCGGCGGGCCGCCTGTTCGGCTTCGCGGGCGATGCGCTCGGCCTCGCGTTTGGCCTTCTCGGCCTGCTCGGCGGCGGCTTCCTCGACGAGTAACGCGGCAGCCGGATCGCTCGGGTCGAGTTTTTTGGCGGCCACGACGCGGTAGACCGGACGCGGTTTTTCGCGGGTGTTGATGAACAGCTCGTGGCGGTTGTTCAGGTTGAGCCAGTAAAGGTCGCCCTCGAATTCCAGGTATTCGGGTTCTGAGTCCTCTTTATCCGGAATGGCAAAACCGCATTCCTTAAGCGCACCGATCATGTCGCCCTCGGCCTGTTCCCAGCGCTTGGCAAGGAAGGTCACGCCGACGGACTGGCCGTTGCCGCGCTGGTTTTTGCGCAGGTGCGGTTTGATCGCCTCGAAGAAATTGGGCAGGTCGTCGTCGTAGTTATCCCATTCGTCGAGATCCTCGCCGGCGTGGGCGTCGGGGTCGCTGTCGCGCTCGGTGTCGCGGAGTTTGCGGTGAGTCTCCTCGGTGGCCGCGCGTTCGGAGATGAGCGTCGAGGGCTGCTCGGCAGCGGCGTCGGCGGCAGCGGTGTTGCCCTGGAACTTGGCGGCAAATTCGGCGCGCAGTTTGTCTGCCTCGAGTTTGGCGGCTGCGGCGGCGGCGCTTTCCAGAGTCCAGTCGCGCAAGGTGGTGCGGCGGGCGACCCCGTTGAAGGCCAAAGCGTTATTAGGTAAATTCTGGTAGCTGATGATCTCCCACTCGTCCTTGCCGAGCTGGTTGAGGTAGGACTCCAGGAGGGCGGAGGTCGCAAAGCCATGCGGGCCGCTGGTGATGTGCTTATATTCCCAAAGTGACATAAAAAATGGTGTGCGGGGTAGCGCGGGTAACGCATCCCAAATGCCCAACCCGTTGCCGAGCCTATAATGTGCGCAGCTACTTGGTGACTGCGGCCAAAAACCACTCCAGCGCGTACCACGACAACTGGCCTGATGGACCGCGCGGATTGAAGTCGCAGGCGTGGGTGGCCCACGGCAGCGACACGAGGGCGTTGGGCACCCCGAGGGTGTCGAGTTTGGTGTGCAAGCGCGCGCTCAGTTGGTACCACACCAGCGAATCTTGATGGCCGTGGACGAGCAGGGTGGGCACCGCGTTTTCGCGGTTTACGATGAGGTAACCCGAGGAGGTGCGATACGCCTCGGGGGCGCTCTCCGGCGGGCCGCCGAGGAATTGGCGCAGGATCTTGATCGCGTTGAGCCAATCGTCTTCGCGCGAAATCCCCCACTCGAAGACCTGGTCGTTGGGGCCGTAAAAGGAGACCGCCCCGCGCACCGGAAACTCCTTGTGTCCGTAGGCCAGGGCGGTGGCCAGTTGCCCGCCCGCCGAACGCCCCATCAGCACCAGGCGCGTCGGGTCGATCGCCAACGACGAGGCGTGGGTGCGCAAGTGGTTTATCGCCGACATGATGTCGTCGGCCTGCCCCGGCCACACGGTTGCCGGGGCCAGCCGATAACTCACCGCTGCCACCGCATAGCCGCGGTGGGCGAGGTGGTGATTCAAGTCGGGTAACTGGTGCCGGTCGCCCGCCTCCCAGCTGCCGCCGTGGATCATCACCACACACGGTGCCGGCCCTGCGCGCCCTTCGGCACGGTAAAAATCCAGCTCCAGCCCGCCTGTGATCGTGTAGGTTTCCACCACCACGGGCGGATAACTCGGCGCAATCAAGCGGCTGAGCGAAAACGGCGAGTGGTTCATTTTTACCGGACCAAACGCGGCTGTCAGTTTTGCTGGCAGGCTGCGGCTAATCCATGCCGCCTGGACTACCGGTCGTAGCAAGGCCAGCACGCCGACCCCACTCAGCAGTAGAATACCTTTACTCCACGGGCCGCCATCCCACCAGGCTGCCGCTCCAGTTAGCAACGGCACCACGGCGAGAAAATGGCCGAATTCACCCGTGATGACCGCGGTTTTCCACAACGCCAACGTGGGCACTCGCCACCACGTGAGCGAGGCGACCCCCGCCCAGATCATGGCCAAAATAAAGAGGAGCCCGTACCACACGGGACAGCGTACGCCCCTGCGGCGACCCTCGCAAATGACGGCGACGGTTTAAGGCCAGATTTAAGGCATGCTTTACCACGGGTAACCGCCAGCGGAACGAGAACGAGTAAGAGTAAGAGAACGATTGCGGAGGGACGACCTCCGTGTCGTCCGGAATCTAGAAGTAGCGCAGACTTCCAGTCTGCTCTGGAGTTTGGCCCCAAAACGAGTTGAGATCCGTCCCCCCAGCTAAGGTAGAAGCGTACCGCAGGTAGCAACGGCATGGGTTTCGATGCGTTCGTGGACGTGCGGGTGGCTGTTGCGAAGTCTGCGAAACTCTCCGGAGTGATCAGCTCAGATCGCCATACATGATGCGCAGCACCTGTATGGTTCTTGGCACGAGTTAAACGGCCAAACTCCAGACCTTGAGCTCACGCTCAAGGCCACGTTCGGGCGGGTGCGGCCTGGAGTGTGCCTTTGCCTGGGTGGCTTTGGCTCGGTGTGGCTTCGTGCGTGAGCACGAGGTGTTTTTTCTGGCTGCGGTGCGCCGAATCCTTGAGCTCACGCTCAAGGCCACAAGGAGTGTGTTCGCGAAGAGTGTGGCCTTGAGCGTGAGCTCAAGGATTCGGCTGATCTTCGTTCGACTAGTCAGAGGCCAAACTCCAGCGCAGACTTCCAGTCTGCTTAGAAGACGGTTCGGGGCCTGCGACCGGAGGCAGACTGGAAGTCTGCGCTACTTTTTTCATCGCCAGCCCACACGGAGGTGGGCCCTCTCGCTGGCGGACCTGGGCTCAGGCGCTTTGCGGTTCGGTTTCGGCCAGCAGGGCGTCGAAACTGAGCCGCGCATCGGCCAGCTCATTGAATTGGCGGTAGGTTGCATCGAAGCGCGCCAGCCCTGCGTCGGTGTGCAGTTTGGGGTCGATGGCGACGTTGCCGTTAAAGGATTCAAGGTGGTGCTTGATGTCGGCCACGGTGCGGGAGTGGAGCGGGAAATTGGGGCGGTAGCAGTCGTTGTCGGGATTGGTGTCGCCGTCGTCGATGGCCACCACCAGGCGCAGCGCCATGAGGCGGGCGAGGCATTGGTCGGTGAGGCTGCGCGGCACGCACAACATGTCGGCCATCTCCTGGGAATCGGGGGCGTTTTCGTTGGCGCGGAAGCGCCGTCCGATGAGGATAAGGCAGCCGAAACACAGTGTTTGTTTGGTGCGCGCGGAGAGGCTTTCCCAGGTGCTGTAGGCGGCCAGCGAGCGGGCGTTTTGCAGGGCGTAGGTGAACTGCCCGCCGATGAGCAAGAACAGCCACGACAGGTACATACCGAACATCAAAACGAGGATGATGCTCAACGAGCCGTAGAACTTGTTGAAATTGGCCACATTGCCCGCGTAAAGCGCGCCCAGCTTTTGGTTGGTCACCAGAATGACAGCCACCAACAGCCCGCCACCGAGCGCCGGCCACCAGCGCACCTTGGCGTTGGGCATGAATTTGTTGAACAGCGCCACCAGCAGCGTCATCAATCCGATGGAGATGAGCGTCGGGCCGGCACCGCTGAGGAAGCGCACGAGCCCGGGCAGGTTACGCAGCCATTCGGGGAGGTCGTCGACTTGTTTGGCAAACGACGCGCCGGAGAGCATGGTCAGCGAGGCGGCGCCGAGCACGCAGCTCACGGCCATGAAGAGGAAGTAGTTAATGAAGCGGCTTTTCCAGGGGCGGCCTTTGCTCACGTTCCAAATCGTGTTAAAGGCGTTTTCAACCCGGGACAGCATCATCACCGCGAGGAAAACGAGGATGAGTAGGCCGCCTGCCGAGGCTCCGCCGCTGGCGGCCTGGGTGAGCAGGTTGTCGACCATGCTGTCCAGATCCAGGCCGGCGGGAGCCGGAGGGGCTGCGGAGGTTGCCGGGGTGTTAGCCCCAGGGGTGTTTGCGGCGAGCGTCATCGCCGCGGGCGATCCAGAAGCGGGGCTTTCGCCGACGGCGGCTGCGCCTTCGGCGGCTCCAGCGGCCGTGGCGTTTGCGGCATGCAAGCCGGTTTGCGGCGCCAGCCCGTGAAGGGCCGAAGAGATCGCCTCCTTTAGTTTTTGGTGGCCGTTCTCCTGTTTGCTCAAAATGAAGCCGCCCAGGGTGAGCGCCAAGACGAGCATCGGCCCGATCGACATCAGCGTGTAGTAAGTGAGCGCCGCCGACTGCACGGGGATCTTGTTATAGATAACCCCCTTGACGGTGGTCGCACTCACGCGGAGCAGTGCTTTGAGTCGTCCGCTTGGCGAAGTGTCGTTCATGGCCTCGGACGTCCAGATGCCCTCGCGCAAACGCAAGAGCCCGGCGATCGGCGATTTTTTGGCGGTTGGGGGGCGGGTGGTGGTGGCGGTGTCGCTCATGGCTTAAAATGGATTGGCGGTGAAAACGGTGGGAACGGTAAAATGGAAACCGGAGCGCTTCATCAACCGGAGCGACTCAAAAGAGTAAAGGACAAGGACGGCGGCGGCGGGAATGGGGTCGAACGCGGAGTTTTAACGCAAAGGCGCAAAGGGACGCAAAGATCGCCAAGCCATGCGCTGCATTACTCGGCGTACTTCGGATCGACCTTCGCGTCTTTGCGTTAAAATCCGCTGCAGAATCCACCCCGTGGCACCGCACTGGCCAACGCTCCCGTTAAAATTCTCGCCGCCTCCCTGCACGGGCGGCACGCTGCGCCACAAATGATTTTTACCTGCCAACCCGGATTCGTGGATTTGCTCGCCGGCGAGCTGCGCGCTCGCGGCTACGCCCCCGTCGAGCAGGGCCCGGGCTGGGTCCGCACCGAAGCCAATCCGGCCTCGCCCGACGTGCCCGATCTGTGTTTTCCGCAGATGATCCTGCTCGACCCCGTCGAGATCGCGGCCGACTCGGTCAACGCCCTGGCCGCCAAGGTCACCGAGCAGTTTTTAACCACCGCCAAAACCGACCGCTTCGATGCGGAGTGGCCGTGTTTGTTTGAAGAGGCCGCCGAACTCGACGGCCTAGGGCGCCGCGTCAAAGGCGTCGAAAAGATGGTCTACGAAAACCTCAAAAAGCGCATGGCGCGCGTGGCCAAACTCGCGGTGGTCACCAAGCCGCGTGGCGTTGCCCGGTTGCGTGGGCTCTATGTGTTTTTCGTCGATTTCAAGCGCGCCTACGTGTCGCGCGAGGCGATCTTCGGCGGGCAGCGCCGCATGGCCGACGACGAGCAGGCGCCGTCGCGCTCCTACCTCAAAATCGAGGAGGCCTACATCGTGCTTGGCCGTGAACCCCAGTTTGAGGAAACCGTCGCCGACCTCGGTGCCGCGCCCGGCGGCTGGAGTTACAGTGCGTCCAAGCGCGGCGCCAAGATCGTGGCCGTCGACAACGGCCCGCTCAAAGGCGGCGCGTATAACAATTACAAGATCGAGCACCGCATGGAGGACGCCTTTCAGTTCCGGCCGGCGTCCGGGCAGGTGTTTGACTGGATGTTCTGCGACCTGGTCGAGGAGCCGCATCACGTGGTCGAGAACCTGATCACGCCGTGGTTGGCCAACAAATGGTGTCGCCGCTTTGTGGTTATCCTCAAGTTCGGCCGCGTCGATCCGCTCGCGTTGCTAGCCGAGATGCGCGCGCCCGAGTCGGTGTTTTCGCGCTGCGGAGTCAACGTGCGCATCCGCCACCTTTATCACGACCGCGAGGAGTTCACCCTGGTCGGCGAGGTGAAGGAATAAACGGAGGCGTCGACACCCGTTCACCCCGCCAAACCCGCAGATTTTTTAACCGCTAATGGACGCTAAGGGACGCTAATTCAGACCTTCCGGAAACTCGGAGTTTTTCCGAGTTCTGCATTCCTGAAATCCGGCCCTCCGTAACTTAGCGTTCATTAGCGTCCATTAGCGGTAAGAAACCTGGTTTTAGATCCCTGTTTTTGAATGGCATGAGTACGAATTCCAAAGAACTGAATCTGTGTGGTCTGGTCGCGGTGCGGTCGCGTTTTGAGCGTGATCCGGCGTCGATCAAGCGGCTGTTTTTTGACGAGGCGACGGGGCGCAAAGTCGGCGCGCTGTGCAAGGCGCTGGCGGCGGCGCGCAAGGTCTACCGCTGCGTGCCGCCGGCCGAGTTGGAGAAAATCTCCGGCAGTATCCATCACGGCGGGATTGTCGCGGTGATCGAGGCGCCGAAGCTGCGTGCGCCCGATGCGCGGGTGGTGGCCAACTGGGCGGCCAAACGTACGCCGCTGGTGCTGCTCGATCGCATTGGCAACGCCCACAATTTGGGGGCGATTGCCCGCACGGCGGCGTTTTTTGGCGTGGAGCACATCATCATTCCCGCGCATCCGCAGGCCGCGCTGCCGGGCGAGGCGGCGTTCCGCGTGTCGGAAGGCGGGCTGGAGCAGGTTGAGGTTTGGCGCACGCCGGATTTGGCGAAGCTGATGCGCGAGCTGGCGGCGGCCGGTTACGACGTGGCGGGTGCGGCGGCGCGCGGCGGCAAACCAGTGGTCTTGGCGGGCCCGGCCAAACCAGTGGCGGTGGTGTTGGGCAACGAGGAGCACGGCTTGGCGCCCGAGGTGGAGCGGGCCTGCACCCGTCTGGTGACGATCCCCGGTAGCGGCCGAGTGGAGTCGCTCAACGTCTCGGTGGCCGGCGCCGTTTTGATCTACGCGCTGTTGGCGCGGCGCTGAAACGCTGAAGGAGGGCCACCTACGCGTGGGCTGGGGCGCACCCAGCCCGAAAAGTAGCGCAGACTTCCAGTCTGCTTCGTGGGCCCAGCAGTGGCCTGGCGCGGAGGCAGACTGGAAGTCTGCGCTACTTTTAAGCTCAAGCCGTTCGCGGCGCTTTAACGCCGCGTTAGCGTTGCAGCTTTTTGCTCAAATCCTGGCCGAGGATAACCCACATTTTGTTGAGCAGATCGGGCTTCAATTGTTCCAGCGCCTGAATGTGGGACTGCGACCATTCGTTGAAGCGCAGCGGGCCTTGGGCCTTCACATCCGCCGAGGCGGCGCTACCGGTAAAGAAACTCATTTCGCCGACAAACGACTGCGGGTTGAGCGTGGCGATTAATTGACCGTCTTTTTCGACGCGGGCCTTCCCTTCGAGGATGAGGCAGATCGTTTTTTGGGGCACTCCCTTACGGGCAAGGTAGTCGTCGTTGGCGAGGGTGCGCTCCTGCCCCATGTTCCATAAAAACAGGAAATCGCGGCGCGGCAGGGAGGAAAACAAACTGGCGTGGACCGCTTCGAGTTCGGCCGAGAGGTGGATTTGTTTTTTCTCCAATAAAAGCAGGACCACCTGGATGATATTGATGGCCAAAAACACGACGTTCCAGGCAACCATGCTGTAATTGCCCGCCATCAGGGCGAAAGCGAAGAAGCCGCAGCTCACCACCACCATGCCGATGCGCAGCGGCAGCATCTGGCGCAAAAACATGGTAATGACATTCAGCACATAACTGACGTTCAGCACCATGTCCTGGGCTGACATGTGCGCCACAAAGTCGGTGATGCGTGCCGCAATTGAGCCGGTCATATCGGCAAGAGAAACAGCCCGGAGCAGCCGCGGCTCAACTCTTTAATTTCCCCCTTGGCGCCCCCGGACGAGTTCGAGCGCTCGCACGCCAAAACGCGCACGCTCTCGGTACCTCGAACTGCGGGCGACTGCGCACGTTGAGTACGCACGGCGAAATCAGATTGTCGTTAAACTTCGCCTGCGCTTTTGTCGCCCACATGCGCCCCTTCCTTTTATCCATCAGTGTATCCTTGGCCCTCATTCTGACCGGTTGCAGCACGCCTCCCGAAGAGCGTCTGGACGCTCCGGCGGCGAGGGTTACGGGTCTTGTTGTGGGTAACGACACCGGCGTGCTCACCCTGAGTTTTGCCAACCCGAACATCGTGCCGCTGGTGATCCGCAGCTCGACGCACACACTCTCCTTGGGGGATAAATCCATCGGTATCATCGACGATGCGGAAGCAATCGGATTGCCCAATTCGGGCCTCGTGGTCCACACCGTCAAGCTGCCGGCTAAAGTTGCGCAGGCCGCTCAAGCCTACTTGAGCGCAAATCCTGGCGCGGTGCGCGCCACGGTGAAAAGCTCGCTCGAACACGTCACCACGGGCGACGACACGGTCACGCTGAAATGCATCAGCACGGGCCTGGTTAAGGCCCCGTAAAAGAGGGCGAGAATGGAGGGACGACCTCCGTGTCGTCCGGGATCGAAAAGTAGCGCAGACTTCCAGTCTGCTTCGAAGACGGTTCTGGGCCGGCGACCGGAGGCAGACTGGGAAGTCTGCGCTACTTTTCAGAACCAGCCCACACGGAGTTGGGCCCTCCCTCGATCCCGATCCCCCGGAGGGACGCCCTCCGTGTCGTCCGCTCGCTGTATCAGGTGAGGCGTTCGAGCAACTCGGCGACCGGCGGGCCGATTTTTTTAACAGTGCCGCTGTCGATCCAGCGGCCTTCCACCAAGAGCCGCAACGGGTTTGCTGGCACGCCGCGTTCGCCGGTTTGAAACAAACTGATCAGCAGCTCCACCGCGCGCGCCCCGACTTCTTTTTCCTGCTGATCAATGCCCGTCCACTGCGGATCAAAAACTCGCGATAACGTGACCAGGCTGATGTCTCCCGGAATGGCGTAACCGGCGCCTTCCAGCCAGCCCTTCACCTCGGAAATCGTCGAGACGATCGCGGTGGGTTGGTGGCGTTTAACCCACGCCAGGAAGCGCTCGCGGTAGGGGTTAACAAAGGCTGGTTCGTCGCGTCCTTCGATGGTGAAAAGCGGGATCGGGCGGCTTTTCGGTTGGGCGTCTTTTAAAAAGTAATACGGGGTCTCGAAACTGTGCTCAACGCGGCTGAGGGTGTCGGAGGCGCTCACCATGCCGATGCGGCGGTGGCCGAGGCGGCAGAGTTCGCGCAGGCAAGTGAGCGTGGAGCTGTGCTGGTGGTTGGCCGTGATGTGCAGGCGGGGCGTGGTCAGCGAGTAGCCGATGCTCACCGCGGCAAACGCATCCATCGCCAGTTTGATCTCGGTGCGCGCCGCGGGCTGAGGCGCGAAGAGCAGGCCGCGGATGTTGCGCGCGAGCAGCACCTCGCGGGCGCGCTTGGCACTGAGACCGGGCTCGGTGAGCCAAAACTCTTCGAGTTTGTAGCCCATGGAGGCGGCGAATTGGTCGGCTCCCGCGTGATAAGCGTGGATGTTTTCCTCGCCCTGCCAGCCGTGGCGATCGGCGAAGGTGTGCACCCAGGCAAAGGTCGAGCGGTAGGCCGGCGTGTGCTGCTTGCGCCGGTAGTGGCTGAGCGCCGTGAGCATCGGGTCGGGCACATAGCCCAGCCGCTGGGAAATTTCGCGGATGCGGGCACGTTTGACCGGGTCGACGTAGGTGTCGTTTTTGAGCGCGCGCCAGGCGGTGGAAACATGCACGCCGGCTTCGGCGGCGACTTGTTTGAGGGTGATGCGGGAGTGGGGCGCGGCGTCAGGCATGAAACAGTTTGCAGGTAGACACATTCGCGCTACCCAAGGCAAGGATTTCACTGATCGTTACGTTCCATTGAACTGCGTTTGTCCTGCCGTTCGCTCAACGGATCTCGCTGCCGAGGTTCGACCCAATTCTCGGTTGTGCGCCAGTTAGGCCGTAGCATTCAACGTTTCGCATCCTAGTCCCCCTTTTTTAATAAACGCCAAAAATCCGATCCTTTTAGCCGCGAAAGAACGCAGAGAACGCATAGAAATACAGGGTTTGTTCTTTGCGCTCCTTGCGTTCTTTTGCGGCTAAACTGCCTTGGTTTCATCCGACAGCTTCGATGCTGCCACCCTCCTCGGTCACACACGTCCGTCCCCTTTTTTCATTCTTCCTCTCGTTCCATTCATCCCGTTTTCCTCGCCATGATTTCCACCCCTGCTTTTCTGCACGACGATTTCCTGCTCACCACGGAGTGGGCGCGGTTGCTGTACCACACCTACGCCAAGCCGCAGCCGATCTACGACTACCACTGCCACCTGCCGCCCGACCAAATCGCGGCCAACCGCCGCTTCGAAAACCTCACGCAGATCTGGCTCGCAGGCGACCATTACAAGTGGCGCGCGATGCGCTCGGCCGGGGTCAACGAGGAGCTCATCACCGGTAAAACCACCTCCGACTACGACAAGTTTTTGGCCTACTGCCGCATCGTGCCCACGCTGCTGCGCAACCCGCTTCACCACTGGTCGCACCTGGAGCTGCGGCGCTTTTTCGGCATCGAACTGCTGATCAACGAGCTCAACGCCCCCCAAATCTGGGAGCTGGCCAACGCCCAGCTCGCCTCGCCCGCTTTCTCCACCCACGGCCTGCTCACGGCCAACCGCGTCGCCGTCGTTTGCACCACCGACGACCCCGCCGATTCCCTGGAGCACCACATCGCCATCGCCAAGTCCGGCCTGACGACCCGCGTTTACCCGACTTTCCGCGCCGACAAACTTATGGCGGTG is part of the Opitutus sp. genome and harbors:
- a CDS encoding rRNA methyltransferase — translated: MIFTCQPGFVDLLAGELRARGYAPVEQGPGWVRTEANPASPDVPDLCFPQMILLDPVEIAADSVNALAAKVTEQFLTTAKTDRFDAEWPCLFEEAAELDGLGRRVKGVEKMVYENLKKRMARVAKLAVVTKPRGVARLRGLYVFFVDFKRAYVSREAIFGGQRRMADDEQAPSRSYLKIEEAYIVLGREPQFEETVADLGAAPGGWSYSASKRGAKIVAVDNGPLKGGAYNNYKIEHRMEDAFQFRPASGQVFDWMFCDLVEEPHHVVENLITPWLANKWCRRFVVILKFGRVDPLALLAEMRAPESVFSRCGVNVRIRHLYHDREEFTLVGEVKE
- a CDS encoding cyclic nucleotide-binding domain-containing protein; amino-acid sequence: MTGSIAARITDFVAHMSAQDMVLNVSYVLNVITMFLRQMLPLRIGMVVVSCGFFAFALMAGNYSMVAWNVVFLAINIIQVVLLLLEKKQIHLSAELEAVHASLFSSLPRRDFLFLWNMGQERTLANDDYLARKGVPQKTICLILEGKARVEKDGQLIATLNPQSFVGEMSFFTGSAASADVKAQGPLRFNEWSQSHIQALEQLKPDLLNKMWVILGQDLSKKLQR
- a CDS encoding alpha/beta hydrolase, giving the protein MIWAGVASLTWWRVPTLALWKTAVITGEFGHFLAVVPLLTGAAAWWDGGPWSKGILLLSGVGVLALLRPVVQAAWISRSLPAKLTAAFGPVKMNHSPFSLSRLIAPSYPPVVVETYTITGGLELDFYRAEGRAGPAPCVVMIHGGSWEAGDRHQLPDLNHHLAHRGYAVAAVSYRLAPATVWPGQADDIMSAINHLRTHASSLAIDPTRLVLMGRSAGGQLATALAYGHKEFPVRGAVSFYGPNDQVFEWGISREDDWLNAIKILRQFLGGPPESAPEAYRTSSGYLIVNRENAVPTLLVHGHQDSLVWYQLSARLHTKLDTLGVPNALVSLPWATHACDFNPRGPSGQLSWYALEWFLAAVTK
- a CDS encoding YihY/virulence factor BrkB family protein, with the protein product MSDTATTTRPPTAKKSPIAGLLRLREGIWTSEAMNDTSPSGRLKALLRVSATTVKGVIYNKIPVQSAALTYYTLMSIGPMLVLALTLGGFILSKQENGHQKLKEAISSALHGLAPQTGLHAANATAAGAAEGAAAVGESPASGSPAAMTLAANTPGANTPATSAAPPAPAGLDLDSMVDNLLTQAASGGASAGGLLILVFLAVMMLSRVENAFNTIWNVSKGRPWKSRFINYFLFMAVSCVLGAASLTMLSGASFAKQVDDLPEWLRNLPGLVRFLSGAGPTLISIGLMTLLVALFNKFMPNAKVRWWPALGGGLLVAVILVTNQKLGALYAGNVANFNKFYGSLSIILVLMFGMYLSWLFLLIGGQFTYALQNARSLAAYSTWESLSARTKQTLCFGCLILIGRRFRANENAPDSQEMADMLCVPRSLTDQCLARLMALRLVVAIDDGDTNPDNDCYRPNFPLHSRTVADIKHHLESFNGNVAIDPKLHTDAGLARFDATYRQFNELADARLSFDALLAETEPQSA
- a CDS encoding RNA methyltransferase, translating into MSTNSKELNLCGLVAVRSRFERDPASIKRLFFDEATGRKVGALCKALAAARKVYRCVPPAELEKISGSIHHGGIVAVIEAPKLRAPDARVVANWAAKRTPLVLLDRIGNAHNLGAIARTAAFFGVEHIIIPAHPQAALPGEAAFRVSEGGLEQVEVWRTPDLAKLMRELAAAGYDVAGAAARGGKPVVLAGPAKPVAVVLGNEEHGLAPEVERACTRLVTIPGSGRVESLNVSVAGAVLIYALLARR
- a CDS encoding LacI family DNA-binding transcriptional regulator, which translates into the protein MPDAAPHSRITLKQVAAEAGVHVSTAWRALKNDTYVDPVKRARIREISQRLGYVPDPMLTALSHYRRKQHTPAYRSTFAWVHTFADRHGWQGEENIHAYHAGADQFAASMGYKLEEFWLTEPGLSAKRAREVLLARNIRGLLFAPQPAARTEIKLAMDAFAAVSIGYSLTTPRLHITANHQHSSTLTCLRELCRLGHRRIGMVSASDTLSRVEHSFETPYYFLKDAQPKSRPIPLFTIEGRDEPAFVNPYRERFLAWVKRHQPTAIVSTISEVKGWLEGAGYAIPGDISLVTLSRVFDPQWTGIDQQEKEVGARAVELLISLFQTGERGVPANPLRLLVEGRWIDSGTVKKIGPPVAELLERLT